Genomic segment of Sarcophilus harrisii chromosome 4, mSarHar1.11, whole genome shotgun sequence:
ATACTCTCCAGCATGTTGGTGAACTGCCTACTTGCATTGCTAAGAGCTGAACTCAATATCTGGATGTGATCTGATGAGATCATAATTGAGCAGGATACCCTCCTTGTCACAGAGATCATTGTAGAAGATGCCCTCTTCATGCCTGGGCTTTTCTGACTGTCATATCACACTGTTGATTCACATTGAGCTTTCAGTCCATAGCAATGTTCACATCTTTTTCAGGACAGCTATGGAATCACTCTTGTAACATTTCATCTTTAAGTCAAGACCCCTTAGGACTCTAACTCATCCAACATATTAGCTATACCCACCAACTTTTTGTAATTTACAAATATAAGCATGCCTTCTAAACGAGACCAGAGCCTTAGAACTTATACTGAAGGAGGACAAAGAGGTACACTCTTTATTTCCTGACCTATCCTAGGGTTATGACAACTTTCTGTAAaccattttcccttttatctcttgTAGTCAATGATCATTCTCCTACTGAAGGAGGACAAAGAGGTACACTCTTTAATTCCTGACCTATCCTAGGTTATGCAACTTTCTGTAAACcgttttccttttatctcttgtAGTCAATGATCATtctcctgaaaaagaaaatagaagcaaaattaaatttgaatagTTCCATCTTTTCTGCATTGTATGTTGTCCCATTTACCCCACTCAGCAATcctatttgtttttctgaatctTCTCTTGCTCACAActtaagaagggaagagaggattctgggaagatggcagtgtaggttggtaaatttcaagttcttccgatttccccacaaatagaacaaatttacaCCTCAGGATGAACATAGATGCaaaactgaggtcctcctgatacagcccaagaaaatctaaataaagaCCTCAGGCCGGGAGTTAACCGGCTTGTGAAGTGGCTTCCTCATgtagagaatttatagaagaactcaaaaaaagaatttaaaaatcaaatgagacattgaggacaaatttttaaaataaaataaaataaaaaccatccaagaaaaacaagattatgaaaaaagagttaaccaactagaaaagaaagtacagaatctcaaagatgaaaatgattctttgaaaattagaattgggtgaGGGGAAGCTATtggagaccaagaaataataaaacagattataaagaaggagaaaataggacagaatgtgaaacatcttataagaaaaataagcagatttggagaacagatcaagaagagaaaatataagaataattaggctactagaaagttgtgaccaaaaagagaaccttgacacagtaatgcaggaaataatccaaaaaaaaatgtcctggagagacagaacatgaggggaaaatagaaatagaaaaaaagtccACCCATCagcacctcaaagagatcctttagAAATATGATGAATATTTCATGTCCTATAACTTCTTTCGTCAGTCAGCTCCTTAATGATCAGAACAACAattttccttctaactttttGAAGCCTTAAATTCATAGCACTCTGTTTTAGGGAAATAAAGTACTGAGGCAGATAATTTTCATAATTGAAACTCTGCATCTTTGTTCTATCATTCTTCAAATCCAGATTTAGGATCTATTTCCttgactatttctcttttttctcctatctAGGTGTTTTGTAATTTGCTTCCATGACAATataacttagatttttttctgcatGAGATTCTCATTCAAATTATGTTCATCATATTTCCCCTCTCCAGTCCTTAGCCTTTTCTTACATGTGTGTATCATCTCCATATACAGTGATCTTCAGCTACCCTTTCTTTTGCTGATGGAACAGAGTGAGGATCTAATTTGGGGGACTTGATGGTATGGGATTGCCatgaatagaaataaagaagtcaATAGGGAGGAATTGGTTTGATCAGTGAGCTCCTGGAaggtagggactatcttttgccttcttctatcttcagcatttagcatgatgtctggcacatagtgattcctaataaatatttattaactgactaaCAGTTTGGTTCAGGATATGTAGAGTTAGAGAATATCTATAGATAGAGATGTCATGTAGGTACTTAGAAATGAATTGAAAGTGGAGACTGTAGTTTCAGCAACCatataaggaaatgaaaactgcAACTTTGGATTGTTGAGAATATTAAGGGAGTGAGTCTAGAGACAGAAGTCAGAGCCTTGAGAAAAATGCTGGCTTTAGGGAAAGAAACAAGGAACTAGTGAAGGAAAAGAATGTtcataaaagaaagacaaaggagaaCCGTAACCCTTTtggacagaagagaaagaagagagcttCAAGAAGCAGCAGTTCAACAGCATTGTCATATTGCAGCCAACACTAAGATACTTTAAAGTGCAGGAGAAAATATCagagaagaaattagaaatttcaaTTAGGAAGTCATTGATTCCCCTGAGAGTAATTCTAGTGGTATAgtaagaaaagattcaaaattgTGAGACGCTAAGGATGTGTAAAGGAGAGACAACAAATGTAGATTCTTCCTCCAAGAAGTTTTAATAGTggcagggagaagaaaggaggaacagAAAATATCATGAGGAAAGGAAGGGTCAAAgggctttggatttttttttttaataggcaaaACTTGAACAAGTTTATGTGCAGAAGAAAAGGAGCTAGAGGAAAGGGAAATTTAATAGAATGTAGTCCTTGAATAGATAGGGAGTAACAAGATCATGAAGACTAGTGTCCTTGGCTGCCTGACGAACTATTCTTCCTctgaggaaaatgggaaaaattaggtGAAGACAGCTTTTGGAGGGTAGAGTATCCAGAGAGCTCATATTACAGTCTTTGAATTAGAAGATCAGGGTTTGAATCTTGACAAGATGATCACTGTGACAAGGTAATTTGTGTTATCTTGAACAGGTCCTTTAATTGCTTTGGTACTTATTCATACCTACATAATCCTAGAGTAGACATTGTAGTCATCTACTAGGGGCAAGAGCAAGGGTAGGCATttgaagagaatggaaaaaaacttaaaagataccagatagaataggaaaagaaagcacGATTTAAATAGAATTCTAAACAGATCCTAGCTGAGATTTAGCTCAAATATATAATGGACATAAGCAATATAGCTTCATGATCTTGTTCACCAGCAGCCTGATGaacaggaagtaaaaaaaaaaaaactgttcgtAAATATTAACCAGATTAACAGGTATGAATGTTGGAACTTTAAGAGATCAAAAGCTTCTAGAATGGTTATCAGTCAAGTATACTGAAGGTGCCTGACAGTGTCAAGACTAGGTAGGAAGTAAGTATAAACCCCCAAAGTAGATGGTAAAATGGGAAAGCTAAAAAGGATTGAGAAAGCAGAGGTCAGTGAGGGTAAAGAGCAGTTTGATTAGGAGGAAGAGAGGATTAAAATAGGGATAGAAAAGTATGGTCAGAGGAGACAATCAAGGACCTTAGAAGAATTAAGATGTTCCTCCAATGAGTCAGTGTAGTGTCTGTGTAATAAGTTAACTTTTAAGTTGCTAAATAAATCATCAAAATGCAGCAGTTAAAATTTAATGCAAATATCCTGATAGACTTCATACCTGAAAGACATGTTCTTGATCCAATTCCAGAAGGTAGCCCAGTGGATAATGCACTAGGTCTGGAATCCTGCCCTAGACTTACTAGTTGAGTGACTGTGAGCTAATCACTTCACTTCAGTTTCTCttagtttcctcgtctgtaaagtAGGATAATttatagcacttacctcccaggattattgcaAGGGtcaaatagaataataatgatgaagtgCTGAGCACATTGCcaggtacatagtaagtgctatataagtgtttgctttttgtttttttgtttgtttgtttttgataaacTTAAATATTTCTGAACTTAACGATTATCCATTaagttaaatgaattttaaatttattgaatatcATTGAGAAAAACTAGCTTTAAAGAAACTTCTGTCTAGTTACAAGTCAGCCTTATAAAATTTCAGATGTGTTCCTTGTATATGTTGCACAATAGTTGAAAATTTTCTGTGCTTTTAATCTGgaatagaagataaaatagggaAGTATAAAATTAGAGTATTGTATTACATTGTTGTTAACTTGTGTActtctttgaaatattaaaattttgttcATGCTTTTTTTCTGAACAGATTATCATTGAAGTTACAGAGATGTTACATAATGCCAGTTTGCTTATTGATGATATTGAAGACAACTCAAAATTAAGACGTGGCTTTCCTGTTGCTCACAGCATATATGGAATTCCATCTGTAATCAATTCTGCCAATTATGTGTATTTTCTTGGTCTAGAAAAAGTCTTAACTCTCAATCACCCAGATGCAGTAAAGCTCTTTACCCGCCAACTCCTAGAACTTCATCAGGGACAAGGTTTAGATATTTACTGGCGGGATAATTACACATGTCCTACTGAAGAAGAGTATAAAGCTATGGTGTTGCAGAAGACAGGTGGACTGTTTGGATTAGCAGTAGGTCTTATGCAGTTGTTTTCCAGCTATAAAGAAGATTTAAAGCCACTCCTTAATACACTTGGTCTCTTTTTCCAAATTAGGGATGATTATGCTAATCTACACTCCAAAGAATATAGTGAGAACAAAAGTTTCTGTGAAGATCTAACAGAGGGCAAGTTTTCATTTCCTACTATTCATGCTATTTGGAGTAGACCTGAAAGTACTCAGGTTCAAAATATCTTGCGGCAGAGGACGGAAAACGTAGATATTAAAAAATACTGTGTACATTATCTTGAGAATGTAGGTTCATTTGAATATACTCGTAATACACTTAGGGAGCTTGAATCTGAAGCCTATAAACAAATTGAAGCTCTTGGTGGAAATCCTGAATTGGTAGCTCTAATTAAACATTTAAGTAAGAtgttcaaagaagaaaattgatagttttaaaacaattattaggtTGGTGACTCACCTTAGCCAGAACTAATTACCTGTCACCAATTTAAAATGTCAGCCAAGCTACTAAGCCTTCAAAAAACATTGGATGAAAAATGACATGAACGAAGTATTACCCTGTTGGTCATAGATACAGTTGAGGCAATTACAAAAgccagttgatttttttttctctttattgccCACCAAGGcacaaaatgaaatagattaaggaaggccagatttgagttagtgatatatggaaaaattataaaatctctGTCTCAGGTGGTAAGGTTTTGAGTGAACTTGGACTTTGCTGTGAATTTCTCATTCTTATCAATAAAGAAGAATTCAGCCTCTCTGGCTTAGGTTTTATCCCACTATTTTCCACAATgctgtaataatttttaaaatagcctgAATTTTTCCATTGTAATGATCATAAGGAAatctccaataaaaaaaaaaaaaatcatggttatTTGCTACTACAGGATGGATATTgtactttgtgtgtgtatgtatgtatttgtgtgatatatttacatatatacatatgtgtgtgtgtgtgtatatatatgccttaaaatgtttgttttgctATAAAGACATCTAAAGTTGAATATATAGCTTGAAATTAAAGTACTTAGTCTGTAAAACAAAGGATttagtagatttttttccccctacacaATAGGATATGGTATAAGATTATTAGTACTTCTTAAAGTTGTGCTTGATCATATGCATCTTGCCTTGTTATTGGCTGCAATAACTTTTGTGgagtttgaattttttaaatcatattattGAATCAGCTTTATACCAAAAATAAATGGCAGTCatatgttttgtattgtttttttaaatcatgtatattaaactgcaacaacaaaaaaataaggcTAGAGTCTTATAATTTTGccattagaaatgttttttgTCCCCCTAAAGATCTACCTCTTTGTAAAAGACCAGAAATGGTTTTTCTATTGTAGTTAGAATtctgtttctccctttttttccttaccCACAGaagaggtaaggaagaaaaaaggtgatttaatatttaaattaaggGATTTGTGCACATTTAAAAATCAGTAAATGGAAAAATGTTGATCTTttcctacaaaaaaaaatactttaatgttGACTttaaacaattaagaaaattttcacatgttgattttattatttcagtagtatacaactatattttaaagcaacaGTTTATTTTTATAGTCTCTAAGAATGATCATGTCAATTACATTGGAAATTTAAATGCCTTTGTTAATTTGCCAATGCTAATTAAACAAGTGTTGGCAAAGTCATTCCAGCAAACAGTCAGCAGGTCAATTGGGTATTTTAAGAAGCATTTTGGTATGCTGTTTCAACTGGctaaaaaggatttatttttgaattctgcGTGATTTTCAATACCATAAGCATCTTAAACaagaatatgcattttaaaagtgATAGCTGTTACAGTAtcccaacttttttatttttgtaatgctTTTAAAAGTTGACCtgaccaaaatatttaaaaagaaatttttttgtataattctaattaaaataatttaaatatatatatatatatattcttgatcAGCTTTAGACACTTGAATTAGATTATATAACtgatttatttgcttttctacTAACATAGAATGGATGAAAATTTTTTGCTTaggattattttatctttattgctGCAAGAATCAACTTCTCTTTGGAAATAGATTAtcatttcaataatttctatttaatgTATGATTGATTACTACTAACAGATTGTTATTGGTGTTAGTAGTTGCATAGTTCTAAAAggatttttgcatttattatctcatttgattagtGTGTCTTAAAACCTCATCATCTGATTCTTGAATTTAATCTGAAATATGTTATGAAAAAATGATTATGCAGTGCTTATCTCAGAAATTACcctctttaaatattaaattgattCTGATACCCATATTGGGCCCTTGGCTTAGTCTATAACTGATCTTCTAAAGAACAATTAGGTATATTTGTAGTCTCAGAGGTATTTGTGACTTGGGTTTGTTTTAGGAGGATTGtcatgcaaaataattttaatactggTTTCTCAGATTAGATAATTATGAATTTCATAACCACTCCTACTCCTGACCTTGGAATTATTAGAGAAGTATAATTTCTAGGAAATATTAGTAGACTTTATTCAAAGGACCGGGTCTCACTTGATTTTTAGTCCCATTAACAAATGTATGAAAAGACTGAGTCAATTAAATTTTCTTGGCTGTAGTGTTATTTCCCATTTCATACAGTCTCTATCCATATATAATTGGTGATTATGAAATTTGTtgatcaaacatttatttactttcttctccCAAATTCCTCTTGGACTagctattttttccattgttcaGCATTCCTTTCCCTTTAACATGCTGTAATCTGGCTTCTATTCCTATTATTCTCAAACTGAATCCTTGAATATAAGTGCTATCTGATTACCAAATTCAGTTACTTTTTCTGAGattgtatttccttctctagaacaTTCTACAAGTATCAAAAAATATACTAATTTGGAGTCCTactgatgactttttaaaaattacattggtcttctcatatctcttaaTTATGGACTTTTACCCAAAGTTCAGGACTTCATCTTTTGATCCTCTTTAATTCAGTCTTCATCTggttttacataaattattacCTCTGTGCACATGTATTTTACATTTCCAATTATATTTGAGGTATTTTCATTTGGGTTACTTATAattttctctatcattctcttgagttataaaataacaaatttctagaattggaagggaccttaccACTCCTTTAGTCCAACCCATGTACTAGTAATTCTCACTATAATGTACCTGACAAGTGGTTGTGCAGCTTCTGCCAAAAAATCAACAAGGAAAGGAATCACTGTTCTACATTagaccatttttatttttgactagCTTTTATTCTCAAGGCAGAATTTTCTAACATCAAACCTAAATATGTCTCTTTGGAGCTTCccaatttttcattttggaaccaatcaattaaaataaatccTTCAGTTACCTGAGCTAGCTATTGTTTCTTCCATCCTCCCCAATAACTTTCTCTTCGATTTAGACCAAAGATCCCTAATTATTTCAGCTGATCTTCAAAGTTCTTCATTTACCTGACTGATCTTTTTTGAAAAGTACTTTTCAGGTCATCAATGCCTACCTTAAACCATGAAACCCAAAACTGAACACAATCTGAGGAACCCTGGATTCTGCTTTCTTCACGCTGATGGGAACAGAATACAATGGTATTATCATTTCCCTGTGCCTAGAAACTATGCCTCTCTTAAAGACCAATATTCCATTAGCTTTTTAAGTGAC
This window contains:
- the GGPS1 gene encoding geranylgeranyl pyrophosphate synthase, with translation MEEAQKTSERILLEPYRYLLQLPGKQVRTKLSQAFNHWLKVPEDKTQIIIEVTEMLHNASLLIDDIEDNSKLRRGFPVAHSIYGIPSVINSANYVYFLGLEKVLTLNHPDAVKLFTRQLLELHQGQGLDIYWRDNYTCPTEEEYKAMVLQKTGGLFGLAVGLMQLFSSYKEDLKPLLNTLGLFFQIRDDYANLHSKEYSENKSFCEDLTEGKFSFPTIHAIWSRPESTQVQNILRQRTENVDIKKYCVHYLENVGSFEYTRNTLRELESEAYKQIEALGGNPELVALIKHLSKMFKEEN